ACATTTGGgttatgtaaataatataatgtacagtttgtGTTTGTTGTACAGCACAGTGTGGTGGTTCATTCTGGGTAAGATCCGAGTGATTCTGGTAAAGAAACTGAGAGGTGAGTGACAGGGAGCCTGCAAGGGACTGATTGGGGTCAATAAGGTGGGTGAGTGGGAAGGGGATAAGTGAATGATAAGGAGGTCAGTGATTGGACAgaggtggaaaaaaacaaatgtaaaaaagtaattGGGAGGTGTGGTCCAGTGGGTCGTAATATGTCCATGCTGGACATGGGATGCTGGCATGGGGAGGCTCATTCACAGGTGGCAGTTAATAGTCAGAGATCATAGGGTTAAAATTAAGTCCACACAAGATacttgccttaagctggccatagatgcaaggATAAAGCTTTACCAATCTTTCTTTCTGTTGGCtaacaataatttctctgcatgtatctgATGTCAATGGATGACTGTggctactatttgtcggacataatgtggtgtttatacaaatagcctatagatgtcactgtgctcaaacatactgtgcatacttcctgacagcttaaaagtgaaagttactgttgtataatggctgcatgagagcctgctaataaaaacactgttatactctactcatcctcggctacccaaaacataaaaaatggcgACAAAAATGGCGACAAaaatggctcttctacctctgcagcagcctgcacattTTCTTCAAAAACCTGGTGAGcataccataccttttactgcttggattcgtatgtttgaaaattacattatttctgctgacaagggacactccattaacctgatgcttgatacaggttcagctgtttctatactaccaaaggatattttcttgaaatactttgcaaaagatccgcttgttgcacctgccctgaaactggtcagttacttaaagaatccaatccctgtgcttggttgcttgccagtgactgtacaatctgaatcaaatactgcaaaatgtgacttttacattgtgaataagggtactgctatacttggaagggatctctttgctgcataaaacctacaattagttgatggtctcattactacagaaCCAGTGCCtaccacacagccagtgtctaacatttcaccacaaagcaacacttcaccgggttgtgcaaagaactagTAAGAAGCAGAGGAGTGAGTGGCAGTAGCTTGAGGGGGAGACTAGTAAGGGGCAGAGGAGTGAACAGCAGAGGAGCAAGGAGCAGATGAGTGAGGAGGAAAGTGAGGGAAAGAATGAGGGGCAGATAAGTGAGGGGCAAAGCCCTGAGAGCAGAGGAGTTAGGAAAAGAGGAATGGTGAGGAGAAGAGTAAAGAGCAGAGGATTGAGGGGAAGAGAAATAAGAGCAGTGGAGTGAGGAGGAGAAGAGTAAGAGACAGATAAATGGGGAGCAAAGAAGTGAGGAACAGAGGAGAAGAAGAGTAAGGGGCAGATGATTGGGGAGTAGGGGGGTGAGGAACAGAGGATTATTAAGCAGACAAGTGGGGGACAGAGTATTAGGGAGCAGAGGAGTGAGGGACAGAGGATTGGGGAGCAGAGGAGTGGAGAGCAGAGGAGTGAGGGACAGAGGAGTGAGGGACAGAGGAGTGGGGAGCAGAGGAGTGAGGGGCAGAGGAGTGAGGGACAGAGGAGTGGGGAGCAGAGGAGTGAGGGGCAGAGGAGTGAAAGACAGAGGAGTGAGGGAAGGAGGGATGGCCCCCTCCCATAGCCATTAGATGGAGACAGTGCCAAATGATATTCAGGTTATATAGTGGAAATTAGAAGGCCTAATGGGAATTTTCCTAGACTGTGACTCACAAGGGCCTGGGGCCACCAAGAGATGCTCTTGGTACTGTGCCATGCAGACCAACAGTGTATAAAATTGACTTCCAGCAGTGGTAGAACCAACTACACTACAACTATTCGTATTTGTTCACAACTATGACATCACACATATATAAAGTATAACGGCTCCCCTTCTTCTTTCTCTCTCATCTGTACCGACAGTTCAACACCCACTTCCTGTCCAATTAGATGTTTTGGTCTGGAGAATAATGTGAGGGgttgtatttgttttctttctttgtctGTTAAGTGACTATTACAGAAACTACATAGAACTTTGGCATCAAGAGGAGAACTGAACCTCTGCATTATTCCTTTTTTGTCTCAGAAGTTAGACCTATAGGTAACACATTGGGATAAATGAAGCCGATTCATTCCATGAtctaaaatgcaagaaaaaatctctgccccttttaatacagctcaagactttatttgcccttgatgctgctgactgacattgcttgctacagccaaggaTTGAACAAAACAGAAGGAGTGCTCAGTAGTCTTCAGGTCCAAGAATAAACCTTCTCTTCTAAGGACAGAAACAACCTCCAATACTGGTCTTGGATGGGTCTCTATAATATCTGTTGGTTCATATGTTGGTTCTGTTTAAACATATATTGGCTCTGTTGGTCTAGATGTTTCTGTTGGTTTAATATAGACCCTGTTGGACTTCTGCAATTACTTCATCTCTTCCCCAtttatgcaatttaaaaatgttaggTACCTACCTGCTTCTTACTCAGTAAGTACTTGCTCAGTTCAGTTCCCGGTTTGACCTTCATATTACTGAGGTTCCAATCTAAACATTCTAAAGATAGACGCAATCTGGCAATGGATCAGAATTCAAAGGGGTCCTGACCCAGAGACACAATACTTCAGCAGTAACTGGTGTCTTCAATAGAGCAACACAAAGCACAATTCTTTATATAAAGAGGCCAAACTGATTGCAGGCTGCAGGGATTCCAGAGATATAAGAAGAATTCCTACTCCATGAACAAAGGGATTTTCTTAACCATCCTCAGACTGGCTGGATACTGGGTCCCACAGGTCAGAGCTTTTTCCTTGGTTTTTCTCCTAAATTAAAGTACACCCAAATTGGCAGTTCCACCTATTGGTATCATGGTTCCCTTCCAGGATTTATATCCTGTCCATAAGTCTGGACACTGATACACTGGGTCAGACCTGAGTCTGGATGTATATTTGGTTCTGCCAAAGCTTCACACTTGTAACAAACAGGTAATTATATCAAACTGGAGGAATTGGatctaaatctaaaaataatatgTTGCCCTAAAGGGAAAAACTAATGCACAACTCAATATCAATTCACTAGTGTCTGTCCCTTACATTTCTCTGCAAGTTTTCACTACTGAAAAATTctgtaattctaagcatcttccAAGTATGCATTCATTTTTCATTCTCACTATGTTTATAGTTATAGTTGTAGTTAAACTGTGACTGTCCCAATTTGTTCTCTGGTAATTTGTTCTGTCCTCCTCACAGTTTATTAATCAGCTAGTTTCTACTACACTTTTTCAGGCGTTTGAACCAGCAGTCCACAGAATGTAAACAGAATATACAGACAATATATTCAATGGCAATTGCATTTGGACAGAGATTTAAGATCAAGGAAATGTAGTACTGAATGTATGGCTCTATTGTGTTAACCAGAATtgaatttaaccctttaaccctttaatgtatttgtgcTAAGACAGATAAATGAATTGCTTATTAAGAAAAATTCTCATGTGAAAGGGGGTCTTGCCTTTGGTATGAAGGGGTAGGGGAGGCACCTGTATGAATTGGGGCAGAGGGGAATAAAGCAAAGCAACATATTAGTTAtgtacaggggtgcttcgccaaagaggcgagttgaggctgtcgcctcaggcggcagcgccccactaggtaccaggggcagcaaaaatgctgctcctggttctttaagagtgaatttccgggggagggggggcagcagcaactgctgctgcctcaggcggcggaggggccaggatcacccctggttatgtattaatttaatttgaaatgttacatgatttattttatatcatgTACAATGTGCAATTCCATGGACCCACTAGAGGGAGACAGAGACCTAAACCTAAAATCTCTTTTCACACCCCTCCCCTAAAGTAACGTGCTGAGAATTTAGCATAACAAGGCTTTCTttactgttaaggtggccatacacgggcagataaagctgccgatatcggtcgtttagaccaatttgacagcaaATCTGCCTTGTATGgaggcttccaacgggtcttcccgatcgatatctggacatgatataaatcgggaaggtttgatttttctcccgaccGACCCATTGCGCTtgtcgtaatctgatcgttcgaccacagggctgaacgttcagattactCCTGATATAGCCCTGCATATGggggaaaagatctgctcatttggcaatgtcaccaaacgagtggatcttatagtgtatagccaccttaaggaTATTAAGTTGATGGAATTCCCTATAAAGATAGGGGGAAATTTGTGtttattggtggggaggaaaggagatttcaccatctgcataggaaggggttctttagtGTAAGGGCAGATTATGGCATTCCTTCCCAAGTGAGGGGAATAATAGATTTATTATCAAGGTTCAGGGGTGAGTTAGACTGAAATGGAGAAGGAAGCAGGGAGGTACCAtttggggtgtgtgtgtgtgtgtgggggggggggttaaatgcCCCGGGTGGGTGGATGGGGTCGTTTTCTTAAAAAGGCTTAACATGATGAGTGAGTGTAAGTTACCCTACTAAATTAATGTATTACTAATGGGGGTAATTTCTTACTATTGACCACCTACTAATGTCCCCCAGGGCAGGACTGTAGGAATAAGGGTTGTAGTGCATCTTTGCTAATATGTGGGAGGTGATGGGAGTCCCCCACCTGAGCCAGAATAACCAGTACTGGTAGCATTGGGGAAGGGGGCAGGAATGGGTCTGATTAGAAATTTAATAGAAagagaagggatgcaccgaaagctgaaaggaaatatttttcctttactgtctcagtgcagaattgtgtCACTGACACTACTGCGCACACTTGTCATTTCAGCTTGAAATTCACTGGGACAAAGACAAACACATGCCACTGTTATATAAAACTGTGTGTATGAGTGTTTCtttgagtgtgtatgtgagtgattGTATATGTAATGTGAATATCTAAGTGTGAGTGTATACGTGAGTGTgtgggagtgtgtgtgagtgaatgtgtgtgagtgtgcacGTGTGAGTGAATGTGTATGTGAGTGTTTATGAGGGTGAATATATATGTGAATGGAATTTACAGAGCTGTACTGCACACATGACACTGAcagcagaagagagagagagtattgGCTCTTTCTCCCCTGATATCTCTGGAGGGGGACTGTATCCTAAATTTATTGCAGATGGAAAAATGAACTTTCTATTAAAGGAGCCCTGGGACTTACAGATAAACATTGACACACTGACATGCACACCCCCACCCCGGCTTTAAAGTTCAAGTATTTTCCTTATAAAAAGGAAATGAGATGATAACCAATATTCTGGCTTGTCCTTCCACTGGCGCCAGGGGCCCCTTACCCTGAATGTCCAACTGATTGGCAGCAATTTATAAAGCCCCTGCACcgagcttaaaggataagtaaaccctaACATGAATTGGGTTACTGGCACTGCAATAGTATTGTTACCTATGAATCTGTTCCAAGGAGTCCCTGTTAAGTGTAACCTGGAGTGGGAAATGTGCAAGTAACAAAACTGACCTGCTTCTTATATCCATAtcatttgcagtagggggtacattatcccttataatacatgagtgatactttacattccctctataactcagcctgcagtcttttgcctttaaatggttgcagaacccttcagtgacttctaatatccagtTGTGAACCCAACGTGTTCCAGGGGACATTAACCCTTATAACTCATGAGTGATACTTCAGATAATTCCACGAGAATTTGGATGCAAAGTGACGAGTGATGTGAAACCAGAACAAGCCGATTAGGTCTGTGTGTGACATTCGGGCACTTGGGGAGGAAGTAAGGAGTAGGGTATAAAGGCAGAGGAATCTGTTTGCGTCTTAACCCCAGTCCCACTCTCAGCCTGTGAGGATATTACTGTGAGTTGACCCAATGGACGACTTGGAGACCCAGTTGGAGGAAGAGTGCAGTTTCAAACCCTTTACCTTCAGCCCCATGTTATTCTCTGAGATGGCTCCACATGATATAAATGGTAAAGTGAAATCTCTGTGCCTTGTTACTTACAGCTCCAGGGAGAGGGGGTATAGTAGGAGGGAAGCCAATATAAATGCCCCCAGCTGCTGAGAAGGCTTGAAAGGGGACAAGAAGTGACACAGCCATGAATGCCACCTGCTGTATATACCCAATGTACTTGTGAGCTGCCATATGGTTCTTGTATGGTGACTCCTCATTGGATGTCTTTAGATTAATTTCCTTGACATCCTTATTTGTTTCTGCTTCTGCCCAATGTAACAGACTGGGGGCACTAGCCCttataaagaggcagaagaaacagaaTATAAATAGGCTTTTTATCCCTACTTATTTCACAGAAATTCCCCAAATTACACCAATTCTTCCTCAACCTTCATAGGGTCAAGTCACCCTGCAACAGAATGTGGTATAGGCAGTGGACAAAGGGAtatctgaactacaactccctgtatCCCCTCCAGCGTCTCCTCTCCTTGGCTTCAATTTAAATCATCTCGCTTCAAAATTGTCTCTCATTCTCTTCTGCTTCTCTCTTCTGCTTCTCCCAGTCTCCCTACTGGGAGCCATTTCCTTGGCAGATGGATTATTATTATGCTAGCCTCTCCTATTTCTTCATTCCAAACTACTGTCTAGTTGATATGGTCACAAAGCCTAACCAGTGATCAGACACCAGTGCTGGGATGGCAGCCATAGGACTAAGCAGCCCCCAGTCTGTGTGGGACTGACAGTGACTCTGTTTGATTTCAGATGCCAAGCCAAAGAGGCATCCAGTTGGAAATGGTTTCCAGATCTTTGTGTTTGGCTACTTGATGTTGCTGACGGCTGTGGTGTCCTATCTGATATACTCTAGTAGGTGTGGGAATTAAGCGGGTTTGCTTGTAGAAGGAGGGCTGTTGTATGGAAGGATAATGAATGGAGCACAGGGGGACAGAGAATACTATTCATATCTGTGAAATGACCCAAAAGTAGCAGATAAACCAAAAATAGCATTCTGTATCAACGAAAAGACAGTTAataggggatataatcactatatatatttatatatactgtatatttataaggGGCAGTAATAAAACAGAGAAAGCACAAAGAAGAGCGATTAAGGGAATGAGAGggctcagttatggggaaaggctggTAAAGTTGGGATTAGACACACTGGAGAAGAAGCAGTAAGGGGGaaatattcactatataaatactgtatatatatatatattccagataCAATGATACCTGGAAAGCTGTGGGAATTTTCTCCCATAAGCAGCTATActagcagatacattagatagctttaaggttGTTAATGTAGAATTTGAATGTTACTGCATATGTATTTACATACAAACAGTCaacttgttttattgtaaaatctaATAAAAAGAATCTGAAAGGAAAGAAAGATAGCTTTAAGGAAGGGTGGAATGCCTTTGTAGAAAGTGGGAAAGTACAGGGTTACAATTGATACAAGGTTACATCAGggatccccccccctttttggaAACAGTTTCAGTTCTATATCATATGCCAGGCTGAGATCTCAGGGTCAGAATTTGGCCTTATATAATCACCAGCCATTATTCATTGTGTCTAATCCCTCTTTGATCCCTAAAGGTTCCATTTGGCACCAGGAGCTCTTGGCATTGAAGGAAGAGATGTGCAGCCTGCCGTGCCTGGGAAAGGGTGAGGCAGTGAAGGGGCCACAGAATGAACCATTTGTAAATCAGAGAGAAGAACATCAATTGGACCCTGAACTTGAGCAGATTCCCCAGACCCTGAATGAATCCATTCTATCCATGGAGGATAAGGAGGCCCAAAGGCTCAGcgagctggagaagaagattgagATCATCCAAGTGAGGAGCTGGAATCTAAATCAGAGACTGGACAATATAACCCTAATTCCCGGTGCGTTCCTGGGGACTCTAAAGCCTCTGTTTTTATAGTCTGCTCTCCCATTGGCATATACAAGCTGGTTTTTGATTGGTTGCAGAAGAGCAAAGTAGCATAGCACCATAATAAAATCACTGAACATGTTATTTAATTTCCTTGAAAAACCAGTGGGGCAATGTGAAGACAGTAAGGCAAAATACAGATAGCAGGGCAAGATGAGGACAGTATgagaaggtggagacagtaggacaatatataAACAGAAGGGCAGAAGGGCAGAAAAGACACAACAGTGGTAGAAATCGGATATATCATACAGAGCAAGAACATATTAGGGGggcagtaatatatatatgtgctgatACAATGCAATTGTTATACAGTTTTTTGCCTCAGTATGAATATCAACACATAATAGTGACCAGATACAACTTCTGCCTTTGCAGGGCCTGCTGGGAGCGATGGGTCCCCAGGGGCCCATGGAATTCCAGGTAAGGACTTTTTGCATAAAAACAGTAGCATTCAGTTAGGGGCACACTCAATGCTGACACAGCACAGTACATACATCTCCTagggccctacgcgtttcatacctCTAGGGTACTTAATCAGCAGCTTTTgaccgaattttttttttaaatgatttttggccCTGTAGATTCCTCTGAGTACCAGATAGCCCTGCTTTTTCTATTATACATGCAAAACTGGGAAGGGCACCTGTATCATTATTAACTGCACTGATCAGACATGGGAATGTAACTCCCACAGCACAACCCATATTTCCCTGCACAAGGTGCAGTTTTATTTTACCACTAAGTTCTACAGCTCATTTGAGAAAGTACAGAGGGACTGGGGGTGGGGGGGACATGACACATTGCCAATAGACCTATAGCCAAGTATTGCTGCAGAATAGGGAAGGTCGGAATGGTTCTGCTGAACTGCAAATGTACAGGGGCACACATTACAATTTGGTAATTGTATATTTGGTTAACGGAGGAACCTGTGACTGGGACTTAGCACTGATTGCTGGGTTATACCCCAGTGTTGCCTACAATTATATCACCCACATTAATTACATGGGCACAGCCACACATTGATTGCAGTGGCACAGGCTTCACCAATAAGCACATGAGTTGACAGTAACAGAGGATATGGGTTAATCATTTACCTATCCACAAACAGAGTTATTTACCCTTCCAATTAATTGTTATTACTCTCTTAATGCCCCAGGGACACCTGGCATGAAAGGGGAGCCTGGAAACCAAGGGGAGGCTGGAACCCCCGGCAGTCCTggaattaaaggagaaaagggaaatcttggTAAGTTTTGAAACCTGACCGACATACATACTAATCATATGTGCACTACTCAAATGCACATATTTCGGAACACAATTACACATTCAGAACACAATTGCACACTCATAGCACTATTATAACACAAAGTACACAGCAGGGTTTTCATGAAGGATTGTGGAGGCCCATATTACTACATGATCATTCCCTTGATCCATCCATCCCATGAGTTCTGATTAGGCTCCTTACATGAATTTTTGCCTGTCCCCTCAAAGGCCACCCATCTTACATTCACACTCACTAACTGCATACACAGGTAACATATGCACATACACACCAAGGGTCTATACCCATTAACATTTCAAATGTGTGCCAGAAATAGAATTTCATCATGTTCTGGAGGTCTGTACTCACGCGAGCAGAGAAAGTGAAGGATGAAAATCATGACCCTTGAGTTATGGCCTCACCCTGTATGTCTAAATTTCCAAATAATGTTATTTCCTCATTTTCTGTGTCACCTGCAGGTTTTCAAGGGCTTAAAGGAGATGAAGGAAAAGTGGGCCCTGCAGGGCCACCAGGTCCCTCAGGACCTTATGGAAAAGGTAAGGCAAAAAATGGCTTGAAAGATCCCAAGATATATTTGGGACATGGGTGTTGGTTACCCTTGGGTGTCATGGTTTAATAACCGGAAATTAGTCTCTAAAAGTTACCAGGATTGGATTTTTGCCATCTCAGGTAACTTCTGGAGAACTGCCGCCTGACTCAAggttctcaacttgcctcatggcagaaacacccctctctgggaatgagatgttggaggGCAGATTTTTGTCCATATAATGTACGTGAATGTAGCAGTGTGTGAGGGGGATCCAATAAAAAGTGAGGATCTGTGAGTGTGGATATGTATCATTCCCAAGAGCAGCAGCATCCACATTCCCTCTCTACATTGAAATTGGGCTTAGGGGGTTCAAACAAAAGCAACAAACTGCGGTTAAGACTCGGGGCACAGATAGCACTGttgaaatacaaataaacatatatgtGGGAGAAACAAATCTCTTTCTGTTTATATTACAGTTAGGGACCCAGTAAGTTTTGGTAATGCAATAGCTCATGTTCTTTGTCTCATAGGGGCAAAAGGTGAGCCTGGAGAGGCCGGACCCCCTGGAGCAAAAGGTACAGTAATTGATAGTGATTAGTGAGGACTTGGCTTGTTCCTTGAGCCGAGCTGAACCAGCACTGGATGCAGATGAATGTGTCCATCAGCTCTGACATGATCAGGGGAATAGGAATCAAAGTATTTTGATGGGGGATTTGAAGAGCTGCAAACTTCACACAGGGAAGGAGACATCAACACTCAACTTTGTTCCGGCTCAGATTTGCCAGAATCACACTGCAAGGAGCACTATCCTAACACCTTTTTAGCTCCTACCCCCACTTGCCCCCTTGTACTTTTTGATTCTCCTTAGAAGCATAGAGAAAAAATGAGGGTCGGTATCTAAGCACCCCATCATATTCACAGACTGGATCTACCTAGAAAATATGAGCTAAAGGAGCTAAGAGGAAGAGAAGCAACTGAACCAGCAGTTACCCTGGGGCATATACTGcatctatataatttattttctatgacATAGTATATTCCACCAGCACAGAACTGGACTGATGAGTACAGTAAAGAGAACAATCCACTGGTTTATAACTCTAAAGCCTTCTCTTTTAGCAAAGGGGCCACAGATAGAGGTTGGGGGTTTCAGCTGCAGATCCCAGATCAACAGCATTTGGGAAGTTGTATATGTACCAATTGCCTGGTataactagggttaccaccttttctggaaaaaaataccggccgttctatatttttatagtttctccctattaataacattggcatcaagcaccaTTTCTgcaggccaggccggtaaaataccagccagatggcaaccctaggtttaACACAAATTCAGGTGTGCCAAATACAGCCTTTGCTGGTTACAGAGACTCTTTCTGACTGGAAGTAACTGCCAATGGGCTGTTACCTTGTTGTTCATCACCTGCCATACTGTGCAAGGGCAGATCTGCTATGGGCACCAGACAACTCCTGAGAACTTCAGGTCAAGGCAGCAGCAAGTTTTGGGTAAAGGTGGCAATTAATTTTGGAGTAGGCCGGCAATTCATTTTGGGGTGATAGGGTAGTGGGGGCAGGGTAACTTTTGGTTTATGATGGCACTTCGTTTTGCCTGTGAGTTTTGGGTAGGTACATTAGTGATGGTAAGCTGGAGGCAGCAGTGATGGCAATCGGAGCACTTCTTTTACCGGCAACTTTTTCTTTGTGAcattggaaaacgaagagctccgccaacgattttcattctagccggcggaaaggcaatgatattgtcattcatttcaaacactttcattttctggtgttactgttcctttgactTTTAGGGGAGGTTGCAGTAGTTTTGGTTGGAGGTGACAGTTAGAGTTAGGTGATTGTAAATATGAGCTGAGACCAATGAACACTGATTATATGTAGTGGGATATGCCAAGCAGTCATTTTGTGATCTTCAAACATGTTTTATTGTTAGTTCCTTAGATCACTACCTGAGGATGTTTATGTATAAATGAGCCTGATTCACTCTGCCTGTATATAAACTGAGCTATATAGACTGTATACATTGGCTTCTCTGTTGCAGGGGATTCTGGTGAAAGGGGACAAGCTGGTATCCCTGGAAGACTTGGTGCACCTGGCACTGCTGGAGAGAAAGGAGAAACTGGTCAAACTGGCAGTGCAGGTAAACTAGCATCTACTATAcaaatggggtacaatgctgaATGGGGTGTTTCTAGGTCACATGAATATCTGAGGTGTTCCATAGGCACAAGACTAAATAGGTTGTTATATGAGAACAACCTATTTAGTCTTGTGCCTATGGAACAAGACTAAATAGGTTGTTATATGAGAACAAGGGTGAAGGGGGTGCTAGGTATGATGAGGTATGCTCAGGGCTGAATGGGTTGTTTTTCAGGCACAGTGATAAATCTGGTGTTCTGTGGGCACCCAGTGTATCAATGTTTTTCTGTGGGCACAAggcagaagtattttttttgtattccttggGAGAATGTATGTGAATTCTGTGGGCCAGCATGGCAGAACTGAACCTTTTCAAGACCCTTAGACCAGTTAATTCATGCCCCAAGGCCCAAGGAGCACTGCCCTAGTTTAGTCTGCCACCCTTTTCCACTTTGTACAACACACTCCCATTCCCAAAATATTGGGAGTTGTCAGAGTCAGACCCTGACACAGTCCTAGATCACCCCTCTACCTACACAGGGTGCCCAACTTCTATTATGTCAATAAATcacatcacatttttttcttattacccCCACAGGAGTGCCTGGAATCCCAGGGAGAAATGGAGACAAaggagataaaggaaatcaaGGTAAATTCACATTAATGGGGGCACACAACACAAATTACTTACATTCATCCTTTTCCAGTCTCCCTCAATTTGCAGTCTGTCTCCAACTGTCTCCCCGACCCCTACACTTTGCTGTCTAGTACCCTCTATTCTTATTGCTCCCTTGCAGTCTCCTAGTCAGTCTGTCTCTTACTCTGCTGCTTTTCCAGTCACACTGCCAGACCCTGGTCCCCATATATTTATCTGACTGTCACCCTTTTTTTAGGTTCTAAAGGAGATCCAGGGCAGAAAGGAGACAAAGGAGCATCAGGTGAGACAGTGGATATAAATTTCAGCCAACAGTGATGGGAGGAGTCAAATAATTATTTCCAACATTCTAAAAAAGAATTCTGCAAAAGGCTCCACTATCCAGAATACAGGAATGCTCTTCTCTTGCTAGTGGCAGAACGTATTTACCAATGTGCATTGGattttatattatctttttttctgcCAACCTCCtgcccctgtaagctgccatcagagtgttctGTTGTTCTAGTcgcacccactgcttgagtcacagactacC
The Xenopus laevis strain J_2021 chromosome 9_10S, Xenopus_laevis_v10.1, whole genome shotgun sequence DNA segment above includes these coding regions:
- the LOC108702236 gene encoding macrophage receptor MARCO; the protein is MDDLETQLEEECSFKPFTFSPMLFSEMAPHDINDAKPKRHPVGNGFQIFVFGYLMLLTAVVSYLIYSSSIWHQELLALKEEMCSLPCLGKGEAVKGPQNEPFVNQREEHQLDPELEQIPQTLNESILSMEDKEAQRLSELEKKIEIIQVRSWNLNQRLDNITLIPGPAGSDGSPGAHGIPGTPGMKGEPGNQGEAGTPGSPGIKGEKGNLGFQGLKGDEGKVGPAGPPGPSGPYGKGAKGEPGEAGPPGAKGDSGERGQAGIPGRLGAPGTAGEKGETGQTGSAGVPGIPGRNGDKGDKGNQGSKGDPGQKGDKGASGLTGLPGAKGEPGMSGLPGPKGAPGEKGNPGIQGPPRTQSAIVRIVGGTHRGRVEIFHSGNWGTICDDGWDVNDGVVICRMLGYSRAVQTFTAGGGLGKIWLDDLSCAGTESSILQCQKPNWEVHNCNHDEDAGVECGS